The sequence tgagagagagagacagagagagagacagagacagagacagacagagagagagagagagcgcgagacagagagacagagagacagagagacagagacagagacagagacagagacagagagagagagagagagacagagagacagagagacagagagacagagagacagagacagagacagagacagagagacagagagacagagagacagagagacagagagacagagagacagagacagagagacagagagacagagagacagagagacagagagacagagagacagagagacagagagacagagagacagagagacagagagacagagagcgagagcgagagagagagagagagagcgacaatgagagagagacaaagagagagtttAGTCCACTGCCAGGCTAGACAAGCCTTCTCCAGGGTCGGTAGATCCTATCCAGGGTAGCTCTTACAATGacaagacacttttatccaaagcgatttacattaagtacatttgtcaaaagaaagagaaacaatgaaGCCGTCTCTCAGACCGCAGTAAAGGGAGGCAAGCAGCGCAGAAAGAGAGCTATGACATCTccataacatttacattcataTCGAGGGCATTTAGCGGAGGCTTTTATCGAAGCGACTTATAATAAGTACATcggtcagaagaaagagaaaaaaacacagatCGCTGTCTAGGTGAATCCGTCccctgtatacaacagagaCCCCTGGGGTAAGAGGCCACAGGATGCTAAGGTACGGGGTCTTACCCGGGGTAGGTGGGCATGGCGGGCTGGGGCATGGCGGCCCGCACGGCGCTGTAGACGGGGCGCGGCCGCCCCCTCAGCGCCCCCCGgaaggcggcggcggtggaggccGCGACCGCCGCCGACGAGTACGACATGCCGGGAACTGGAGGAGCAGGGGTCGAAGGTCAGGAGGGAAGggtgtaggacacacacacacacacacacacggtgggggAGGTCACGATTGGCTGCCTGGTGAGGTCAGCTGAGCGGTGAGGGGGAGCGTACCTGCGTAGATCTCCGGTCCGTACATCGCCCCCATCATAGGACTCAGCTTCCAAcccgcagcagctgcagccgctacgcagacagacacacagacagagagacagagagacagacagagagacagagagacagacagagagacagagagacagacagacagacagacacagacagacagagagacagacacacagacagagagacagacacacagacagagagacagacacacagacagagagacagacacacagacagagagacagacacacagacagagagacagacacacagacagagagacagacacacagacagagagacagagagacagacagacacagagacacggagacagacagacacagagacacggagacagacacagagacagacacacagacagagagacagagagacggagacagacacacagacagagacggagacagacacacagacagagacacagacacacagacagacagagagacagacagacagacagagagacagacagacagacagagacagacacacagacagagaaacagacagagacacagacacagacagacacacagacagacacatagacagagacacagacagacacagagacagacagccacagacagagacacagacacagagacagacagacacacagacagagacacagacacagagacagacagacacagagagagacagagacagacacacagacagacacagagacagacagacacagacagacagacacagacagacacagagagagacagagacagacacacagacagacacagagagaacgagagcgttAGCAGGACTGGCTATACTGCTATACAGGGTTGGCAAACCTGTTAACAGtcaatttaaatttaaatttgaTGGTGTGCATTCTGCACACTACCTATTTAGGGTTAGCATGGTGCATGTTCAGTTAAGCTAGCTAGGGTTAGCATGGTGCGTGTTCTGTTTAGCCAGCTAGGGTTAGCATGATCAATGTTCTGTTTAGCTAGCTAGGGTTAGCATGGTGCATGTTCTGTTTAGCTGGCTAGTGTTAGCATTGTGCATGTTCTGCTTAGTTTGCTAGGGTTAGCATGGTGTGTGTTCTGATAAGCCAGCTAGGGTTAGCATGGTTCAAGTTCTGTTTAGCTAGCTAGGGTTAGCATGCTTGCTACCTGCTAAGTTTAGCATTGTGCATGTTCTGTTTAGCTAGCTAGGGTTAGCATGGTTCATGTTCTGTTTAGCTAGCTATGGTTAGCATGGTTCATGTTCTGTTGAGCTAGCTAGGGTTAGCATGGTTCATGTTCTGTTGAGCTAGCTAGGGTTAGCATGGTTCATGTTCTGTTTAGCTAGCTAGGGTTAGCATGGTTCATGTTCTGTTGAGCTAGCTAGGGTTAGCATGGTTCGTGTTCTGTTGAGCTAGCTAGGGTTAGCATGGTTCGTGTTCTGTTGAGCTAGCTAGGGTTAGCATGGTTCGTGTTCTGTTGAGCTAGCTAGGGTTAGCATGGTTCGTGTTCTGTTGAGCTAGCTGGGGTAAGCATGGTGTGTGTTCTGTTGAGCTAGCTGGGGTAAGCATGGTGTGCGTTGTGTTTATCTACCTAGGTTCAGCTGCTCACCATAAGGCAAGGTGCTGAGCGCCTCTCCGTTAGGGTACGGGGAGACGGTTTTCTTGTTGGTCATCACCCTGGCCGTGGCGTTGTTCACCTGCGGACAAACAGACGAGACGTCAACGCAGAAGACCCAACGCAGAGCTGGTAGACAACGCTGAGAGCACgggcatgcacagacacaccacaggTCAAAGGTTGATTAGATGTACCAGGAGTCAGACATTTGGTGGTGGGTGCTaggtgtgattgtttgtgtaggtgtgacCTTTATCGCGACAacagggtagtgtgtgtgtgtgtgtgtgtgtgtgtgtgtgtgtgtgtgtgtgtgtgtgtgtgtgtgtgtgtgtgtgtgtgtgtgtgtgtgtgtgtgtgtgtgtgtgtgtgtgtgtgtgtgtgtgtgtgtgtgtgtgtgtgtgtgtgtgtgtgtgtggaggggggggggggggggtgttagttGGGAATTGGGCACCATTAGAAAAAAGCCAGCTGCCAGtagagagagaatcagagacagagacagagagagagacagagagagagacaaagagagagagagagatgtagaaagGCATATAGGATAGGAGGTGGATTCTGTCTTTGGTCATGCACGTGTACTGTTAGCATGTTATTAGACGTGtggatagtgtgtgtgcgtgtgtttgtgtattaatcATTCCTCTGACAAGGGAACATGCAAATGAGGAAACCAGCATGGAGGGTCAATCTGAAAAGGATTAATAAGGTTCCAGGTGTAATAGTCcatgaatcaatccatttggacaccactcccccctccaccctgaccaCCACCTCAATGTGATCCAGAGTATCAAGGGTGTTCACCAACCAACGCGCCCAAAACAACTCCCAAATTAAACCACAAATAAACCCGAGTAGTACACACGGAAACgggaaggaaaataaataaaacacacacagcaaaataCTGATCACCAGGTGTGAGAgaacaaatgaacaaacaatatcaaatcaaaaaaataacagccaatcagcaagcTTCTGGTGCAGTGCAGAGACCAGTCATAACGCAGCACTCCGATTTCAAACACAGAggagggaatggggggggggggggggcaagggggagtgtgcaggggggagagagggatgataACAGTCAACCTTAAGAATATGTTACATGGTGTAGGGACATTAAGACTGAATgaagagtgaggagagagagagggggggagggggggggggaatcatctCACACAAAGCAACACcgaaaaaagtattttgtacAAAAGAACACAGCTATGTTAATAGACCACGGTGTGTGACATCATTCCACACAAGAGATTAGATTGGGTGACCATTCCCCTGGAAACCAGACTGGATGTGAAGTGgactggtgggggtggggggggggggggggagtaggaaGAGTGATAAACAaacagggaaagagagggggagggaggaagtagAGAGCGGTCCTCATTCCCAAAGAAGAAAGAATGAAAACAAACGATAAAAGACAGTGTCAGGCGATGGGCATGGGTCAGACACGACTGGTGCTAAGACGACTGGTACTACTGCAGCCGAACCAAACCGAAGGAGGAAGACGTGTCCGCAGCAGACCCAGCCAGCACAGGGAGGttaacccgggggggggggggcaggtcacTGATACAGTCACACCACACCCATCGTTCTCCAAGGATACAAGCGGTATGCTTTGGATCCATCAACACGTCGGGCCACCGCATGCACAGCTATGTTCTACCGTTAAAGAGTAGCGCTTCATTCGCGTGTTGCTCTTTCCGCAGTGGCAGAGTTCAAGTGCCTGTTGATGTTGCCGACTGCAGTTTTTTTTCCACAACACGCCCATGAATCAGTACTCTCTTCTTGTCGAGAGAAGCAAGCGCGATGTGCAGATTAGCGACTTGCGTAGAAAAGCTTTGCAGCAGCCTTATAAGGGCTGACTGCTACTATGCTGTTTGCTTATTCTGCGCAGACGCTAATGTGCACATGAAACAGGTTCAACTTGCTGAAGAAGTGGAGCAGGACATTAGGAACCATTCCCCTGTTGATATATGAACATGCCCCTAGCAGAAGGATAAGAGTGATTTGGACATCCTCGCAATGTTCCTAACTGATTAATTCATTACCGAAATTattattaatcagagaaagCCCACAGATTGTCTCCAGAGGAGGGTTATTGTGCCTGATTCACCAAGCGGCCATCTTTGATTCATCTTGATATTAGATGctggcagggtgggggggggggaactgaatGCTGAATTCCGCAGTTAGTGGCCGCTAGGTGAGTGTGTGCAAGACGGTGATTGGCCAGTCCCAGTCAGGTGTTAGGAAGAGGTGGGTGGGGGCTAGCAGAAGAGAGCATACCTTATTAAAGGCCGAGGTCTGATAGGGCGGTTAGATTTCCTGTGTCTTCAGCTTCATACGACACAGACAGATTTCGGGGGATTTGAGCGGCGGCACAGTATGcgacagtgtttgtgtgtgtgtgtacgtgtgtgcgtgtgtgtgtgtgtgttagactaAAGATtagtatcaaataaaatataaatatccaACAATGACGTCATAAGGTAGGGGCATGAATGGGTGCAATCattatattttgtattaatGATATTAATCACAATCAATATttgaggtggggggtggaagggggggggggcttttcaGTATCTGACGTTTGTTCACAACTTACCGTTACCGTAGGAACAGCGAGGGGTTACCGTGGAGACTGACAACAACACAAAGAAGTCATCAgggaaacaaaaaatatataataaatgacGGAACCAAACCAACAAAATCAAAGTTGCAAACACTTCCACCAAAACCGTCTAAAGACCCCATTAGGGGGCCGCACAGAGGGATGCTAACTCTCACGGCTACGGCTAATGAGCTAAAGGCCTGAAGCAGCCGGGGCTAGGCAGATAAACAAGGGTTCTGAGCTATTTGgagaggtcccccccccccccctccccataagTCTGCTGTGGTTATGGGGACAGACGGAGCTGTTTCATGCCTACCTCATGTGGCTGCTGCGGACCACTTTAGAGGGAATAAGAAGCTACCCCCAACCGCGTCCTCCACACTTTACCCGCCGAGTCGCGGCAGCCTAGCTCTCGCCCGCCGACAGCAGTGTACGCTATCCGATAAATAAATCCGTAAAGAGGCGGTGCGTTCCTAGGAGGCACGGCTAAACCCCGAGGCTTCATAGGAGCAGCGCTCAAGGTTTCCCCAGTCCAAGCAAGCGGGTTTTTCAAGTGGAGCAGATCTGAAAGTCAGATGACGGAAGGAGAAGGAAGACACCGGGCTAAGATACAGACACAACGACACAATGGAATAGTGGTTCGCCAGGACATACTAAACACGATGCgcatggagggtggagggggtaaagacagacagacggtccaCAAATTAGTAGACAATGACAGCGGGGTGGTACGGGACACTTGTTCCCGACGGACGCACAAATGTAGTAAGATAGCATCTTAAGGTGACGAAGCATGCAAGCTACTACACAAGACGACTGCCAGGTTCTCCCCATGGACAGCAAGCCCCAGACCCCGCCCCCAAACCCCACCACGGTGCTCTGAGAGACCAGGACGCAGAAGCACGACCAGCCCGGCAGCTCAGCATGTTGTGTTGTGACTCGTCGCACAAAAACCGACACACAATCGAGGTTGATAAGTGTCCCGTTCAGTGACAACAAAACGATTGCCGTCGTGATGTGCGGAGCCAGAGCCTGGATTCCTCCAGACTGGATTGCCGTTGAGGTGGTTCATGCGAGACCAGGTTACCTTCAGGCACACCTTGCCACCTCGGCGGCCCAAAGACCACAGACCTCCCATGCAGGGGGGTGGCGAGGGGATCCAGGAGTGATCCTCGTTCAGAGTCTACAGCAGCCCACCGCAAACCAGACGCATGCATGCCAGTTGGAGACGTTTCCACGTCGCGCCCCCGCCTGGGTCTCCCCATCAGACCAAAACTCTGCGCCGTGGAGGAGTCTGGCCACCCCGTAAGCCatcaaccacacgcacacacacgcgcacacacacagaccgaatGAGTCCTGGCCGGGCTAAATGAGTCAGTACAGACGTACGACCGATTCCCCATCTGGCTTTAGTAGAGTGAATGTTATCCTCCCAAACCGGACTACATGTTAACGCGACCTTACCGGACTCCATGCTAATGCTAcctcatttatttatgattatttgATAGGGACAGATACGGTGTACAGTGACAAACTGAGAACAGCCATCCAATGCAAGTAGCTTAGTGCTTATAGCGGATGCTAATTTGCAACACCCTTCCCCAGACTATATGGTAATGCTACTTGCTAACACTATTTTACCGGACTACAAGCTAACACTACCTTACCGGACTACATGCTAACCCTAACAGACAtgttggggtgggtgggggggggggcagaagctCTGCCCTGGGGGGGAGACACATGCATGAGAGCAGTCCAGGTGGAGGGGGATGCAGTAGGACACAGAGCAGGCCTCTCCATGTCTAGGCCTGCTGGGGGCTGTTCAAACAGTTGTGCAGATGAAATGAgagtgtatatatagatatagacacAGCATATAGACACACAGGAGGAATTGGAGTGAATTGGAGTTGGGCCACTTACATGGATATATCGAAGCGCACAGGAAACTGACTTCTTCAAAGCGCAGAGTTTTTATTCCAGACAAAGAGAAATACATTTTTCACTTAACAGGAACAACACATTTTCTATACATCATGATACAACGAGGACACTTAAACCTGGGAGGTGATTATGCACACCGATACAGTGATCTACAAACATGCAAACTACGAGGAAGAAGCCCTTTCAAACCCCCCTATTGGCTCGAGTTAAGAAAATAACAACAGCCAATGAATGCAACGTAAACACTGGCAGACTCTTTGTGAAGAAGTACAAGCTGAGCTTCTCGACTCCGTGTCCGAGAAGGGCTTTGAAACACAGTTCCAGAAGACTTCATGCCGAAAACTGAAAAAACCCAAGAAGACCCGTCACCAAAAAGCCCGTCTTCACCGACCNNNNNNNNNNNNNNNNNNNNNNNNNNNNNNNNNNNNNNNNNNNNNNNNNNNNNNNNNNNNNNNNNNNNNNNNNNNNNNNNNNNNNNNNNNNNNNNNNNNNCgctcctgagccacatggcgGTTTCATTACGTCTCGATTGGTGCGGTGctcacgttgttgttgttgttgttgttgacgcaGAGGGTCCCGGCAGCGATGGGCGCGCCACCCGGGGCCGCCGCGCCTCCTGCTTCGGCCGGCCCCCCGGGGACGAACATCGCCCCGGAGACGAACTCGGGCCCTGCCGCGCCGTCTgcgggggggcaggagggggggggaacgcCAGAAAGGGCGCAGCGGCTACCGAGCTGTCTGCCGCCGCGGAGtcctgaaggagagagggggggagggagggagggagggaggggggggagggagggagggagggagggagagtgaatgGTGATTTAGACTCGATAGTTAAAGAACACGTTTGGTTGCGTCGATCGATTGTGAGCCAGAAGAATCCAATatacaagaaaaacaaacaagttTTCACCGCCTAGCgaccccgccgccccccccccggcaacCAACCATTCCACCCCCTCTATGCCTTCATCGCTCAATTAAACCCTCCCcaaatccctctccctccatatcTACTGGCAGCCGTGTGTTTTCACTCCACCAACCATTAAATATTTACAGCAAACACTTCAATAATTCAGCCCTGAAAAATCGGATACACATATGAGTAGGAAGATGTTTGGGGAGAATGACTTGAGCGAGAGCGAGATAAAAGGCATGAGAGGGACTCCAGAGAGGCAATATGACAGATAGGAGGATGACGGAGACCGAGGAAGAACGCGGGTAAAGAGAGAAGCAACAGCCGATTGTTAGTAATATGCAGTGTCTGGTACAAccagtacatttacattttacagttAGTCATCTCGCAAACGATGAAATCCAAAGCCCCTCACAATGAAATGTATCTACGAATACAAAGCCTAGCAGTGCTGCAATGCCATGAGGAAAACTGAAGAGCATCAGTGGTAGCATACAGGGAGAAGCCTGTTATTGTGCAATACCAGGCATGAACCCTGTCAACCTTTCCATTTTGCTCCGTGAATAAGAAATGCCTTCGCCGTGCCAATAATAGTGAAGCCCTTAAATGTAATTGATCGTGAGAGACCTTTAAGccagggggggggaaagagagagagagagagagagagagagagagagagagagagagagagagagagagagagagagagagagagagagagagagagagagagagagagagagagagagagagagagagagagagagagagagagagagagagagagagagagagagagagacggtgattATGAATGAAGTAAGGAATGCCTGCCTGGAGGCTTGCTGCTGTTAAAGAGGGCTGGGCCGGCTCGCATGGACCTGTAGGCCAGCGACATGAAGCAGCATGCAATCACACATAGCAGGGGTTttccccgcctccctccctccctccccgcctccctccctccctcacccacaaACGGGTGTGTGTATCCTACTCAGGGCCCTATGCAGATGGCTACCATAAGACCACTGCAATCCAAAATGCCTAATTACAGTTCTCCATGCGAGTAGATGTGAAGATTAAAGTGTGTGAAAAGTGGGGCGGAGGGTGGAACTAGAAGacgagaaggggggggggagataggaagtggagaaggaggggtgatagaggagtgtggggggggggggggggggggggggtgatgtgggagagggagaaagaattAAGATGAATAGAAGCGGTGAGGAGCGGAGGGAAATTATAGGACATAATAACCCTAGCTGTTTAAGGGAAGCCCTGGCTGTAATATCACTAACTGTCCTCCAATGTTACCCTCGCCTCGCTGCGCTCAACTTAGTACACCTAGGATGAGGATTACATCTCAGCACATTAAATGATTGTTATTATGAATATTTTTATGTTCGGTTTGTTATGGTTTATTTCCGCAGGAGAGGAAGTGACCTCTTCCCCGGATACGAGGCCGGAAGAGATATGGCCGTGCGATATGGACAAAATGCTTCATCACAACATTGGTCGTTTCACGTCTTGATAACGTTATGTAAAGATACGCGATACCCGATATAGTACGTATTCGGTTGGTTCAATGAAAAGAAATGTCTTCCCAGAATAACCGCAGGCCTCGTCATGACGGCTCTTGGATAACCCTGTCAACCAAATACAAATGAAAGGCACTTTCTTTTTTCGCCTTTTATTGAGACAAGCTCAACTGACACACAAATTAAGAAAAAGTGGATatcaaacatgtaaaaaacGTTACAAATATTAAAGCAAACAGCACTCTGCATCAAGTTTCAGAGATATCCAAAAGTGAAGCCAATAAACAAAATATCTACCGATCGCCATTTTTCTCTTGACCGTTATATACCTCGTCGAAGCGAACAGTCCCCTAAGGAGGGTGTTTGCCCAGTGACTTCATGGTGGCAGGAGGATGCTAACACTTCAGAAGATTTCTTACTGGCAGCCCAGGAGGGCAAAGCAACACCAGACCCCACAGCAGATCAACAGATAACCTCTACCACGGTCGCTTCCCGTcgtcctgctccctctcccgactgtccctccctccctcccacgttCCTCCTGTCcgacacctccctcccccctccaccacctctctcccacctccctctctccaccatctccctctcccccacctccctctccctcccccacctccctcacccccacttCCCTCCCGTCTGTCTGCAGCATGAAGGTTTACTGCTGCTGCATTGCAGTGGCAGCCTGCCACACAACAATTTATGCGTTTCTGTTATTTCAAGGTTTTCCAGGAGACATGGAAACCATTGACCTGCACATTTTCAAGAGTTGGAGAGTGAGCGagggactgagtgagtgagagaaggCAGGGCTTCATCTGAGTATTCTCCCTGCATGCATTGCCGAGAGGCAGCCACAGTGCTGAGGGCAGCGCACGTGTAGCACtagtatgtgtgcacgtgtctgtaCGCCGCTCATTTATGTGGTCTGAACAGCCACCGCTATTTAggtctcacatacacacactgaaggTGAACTACTTGGTCCCACGTGGTAAACATGGTGGTGTTGACATGGGCCCACCTCCcccccgtttgtgtgtgtgtgtgtgtgtgtgtgtgtgtgtgtgtgtgtgtgtgtgtgtgtgtgtgtgtgtgtgtgtgtgtgtgtgtgtgtgtgtgtgtgtgtgtgtgtgtgtgtgtgtgtgtgtgtggcaacgCCCTCCTGTGGTTCAGCCCTGCTGTGGTAGAGAGCgggacttcacacacacacacacacacacacacacacacacacacacacacacacacacacacacacacacacacacacacacacacacacacacacacacacacacacacacacacacacacacacacacacacacacacacagagagagagatttactaCACTCCATGCTGGCGACATGTTTAGCATGCCTAGTGCTAGCTCCAACTGTGTACACGCAAGTTAGCCTGCACTGGTACATTCTCCATTCTACAACGTACACACTGAAGGGTCTCTGGACTTAACTTTACTTTGAAAGCCACCTCTGCAAAGGGtcaatgattttttttaagcTCTTACCTGATTCTGAGCAGGGTAACCATGGAGACCAGGGTTCAAAGGCTCGTTGTTCTGTGAGAGGGAGAcaaaacagagacagaggtcaGGTCACGACAGATAATAACAACAAACATCGTAAAGTCTGAACTATACTTCAGGAATTTTGCGGGTTCGTTAAGACTAGAGGTTAATTGGAGACATTGTCCATGGTAGGAAGAAAATTAGCAGTGATTAATGTTCAGCTAACTCCCTTCTTACAAAGTGGATGTGTTTCGCAACTGCGCAGATGTCGATCTGTTGACATCTAAAATCTTTCAAAACAAAAACTAGCAAAAACTAGCCcgctgtattttatttttttattgccccCAAACAAACATATCCGCAGGGTTTTGATTTTGTGTTCACCTGCAGCTGCGCACGGTCACGGACTTAGGCCGAGGGCCTCAATCAGATCAGCCCCAAAGATAGTGGCTCTCCTGGTCGAGTGCGTATCATTAAGGATCATCATGCTCAGCATATCACagcatgtatttttttttaacacacgaTTTGAACGCAGCATCGGGATTCTGTTTACAGATCACTGCGTCACTCACGACTTCAAGAAGAGACACAGATTTGCTAGCGGTTTGAATTTTTCCATGTTAAATGTGGTGGTGAATTTGGGATTTGACTGGATTTCGTATTGTTTCAACTCACCGGTTTGCAATGAACTGGCACACTGGGGAGAAGGTGAAATTAGTGTGCAGTTGACAGTCTCGCACTTCGTGCATTCTTACAACCGGGAACTGAGCCTCTAATATTGATTCAGAAGTGAATGTTTAGGCTGTGTTCcaatcagttaaaaaaaaattcctACACACCCCCCTCGTTACTTATTGAATGGTGCTCTGCACTAATAAATAGTGAATTATCACGCCCTCTATGACTTAGCCTCTGCCTTTCCACAGAACTTTAGCGTCGGCCCTCCGATTGAAGTATGTGAGATCGAGCTGTTGTATGTGAGCAGGCCCGCTGGCGTGTAAAACAAAGAATCGAAACCCTGTTGATTTGTTTGATTGATTGTGTGCAGTTCTTAGGCGCTTACTTGTGTTGGACAAACCAAGGTTCAGCAATGCGAGTTGCTGAACACTCTTGGAATATAATGGCCGTCAAAGGCTAGCCGACTTCCCAGTTTCAACCACAATGTCCACAGTTATCTCGGGGTCCGAACCAACTGGCCGAATCCTATAAAACAATATCTAAATCGGCGTATCCGTTCAGACAAAATAGCAGGTTTTGCGGCCGGCAGTTGGCACTGATCGCGTCGCTGCTATTCAGCGGAACTAGGC comes from Gadus macrocephalus chromosome 2, ASM3116895v1 and encodes:
- the LOC132469851 gene encoding RNA binding protein fox-1 homolog 2-like; translation: MLMSTDVASIILPATRGIMDLERDIDTTTGPHAIAPGGPATVRGMKRGDPEPDAQPTAVLVDLAAADCKRPRIDGTGVADVGQNNEPLNPGLHGYPAQNQDSAAADSSVAAAPFLAFPPPPAPPQTARQGPSSSPGRCSSPGGRPKQEARRPRVARPSLPGPSASTTTTTTTSTFDLWCVCACPCSQRCLPALRWVFCVDVSSVCPQVNNATARVMTNKKTVSPYPNGEALSTLPYGEQLNLAAAAAAGWKLSPMMGAMYGPEIYAVPGMSYSSAAVAASTAAAFRGALRGRPRPVYSAVRAAMPQPAMPTYPGGLVYQDGNFYGAAELYGGYPAAAAAAAAAYRYAQPTAVAGATPAAYSDSYGRVYTTDPYHALGPAAAAAYGVGAMASLYRAGYSRFAPY